Part of the Dehalococcoidia bacterium genome is shown below.
TTTCCCGTCTTCGGCGATATCTTCAATATTGAAGCAGTGGCAGGTCGGGCAGACGAAGTTGCAGCCGCCGCAGAGTATGCAGGTTGCCGATTCCTCGGCCCAAAGGGCATCGTCCCAAGTCTCCGGCAATTTCTGTTTGGCCGCTTTGGCATCGACAACGGGCTTGAATCCCTGCTTGCATTTCTCTTCGGCATCGCGGGCTTTTTTCAGGTCATCATCTGTTGCCGCAGCAAAGAGGCTGGGGTATTTATCAGCAATCACTTTGCCCGCTTCGCTGCCGATGTTCACCAGATACTTATCCCCCAAATCGGTGAACATGATATCGAAAGCTTCACTGGCAAAAGGCCCGGTCTGGCAAGCCACACAAAAGCCAGTATCGCACGGCTGATTGCAGTTAAGCCCCATCAGAAGCGTGTTCGACCGACGGGCCTGGTAGTAGGTATCGACGTAGCCTCCCAAATAAATGGTGTCCAGTGTTTTGATCCCGTAGAGATCGCAGGGGCGAATACCCCAGAGGATGCGCTTTTTCGTATTCAGGTGCGCTTGGACACTCACATTCACCTTATCGGTGGCATCGAAGGTGAATATCCTCTCCTTTTGGGGGAACATGTATTCTTTGGGGGAAACCGGAGGCCTGCCTTTGAAATCGGTTGCCAATCCATTGGAACCAAGATCGCCAAACAGCAGGTTGCCATTCTCGATCACGGGTACGATCATTTCATGATCACTGGCCAGCGATTTCAGGAAATCGGCCAGTTTTCCTTTGTTCATTGTAGTCATTACGTTTTTCATAGCCGCTATTTCCTCTCCAGTTTGACCGCGCAGACTTTGTATTCCGGGATTTTGGCCACCGGATCAAATTTATCTGAAGTGAGTCTGTTGGCCGCATTCTCAGCAAAGTGGAAGGGAATAAAGACCAGCCCTTCCTGAATCGTATCCACAACCCTGACCTCGGCTGAGATTTCGCCTCTCCTTGAAGTTACTTTCACCGTCGCATGGTTCCTGACTCCGATCTTAGAGGCGTCGTTTTTATTGATCTCCACATAGCATCTGGGAGCTTCCCTGTCCAAAGCCCAGTCTTTCCGGGTTAGCGTTCCGGTATGATAATGGAACCCGCTGCGTCCGGTGGTGAGCATGAAGGGATAATCGCTGTCCGGTGTTTCTGCGGACGGACGATATTGAATCGGCATGAACTTCCCCTTCCCTCGCGAGAAAGCGCCGCCCTTGTGAAGGAAAGGCGTGCCGGGGTGTTCGGTATTCGGGCAGGGCCAGCTCAGGCCTCCCTTTTCCAGTCGGCTGTAGTTAATGCCACCGTAAGAAGGCGTCAGCTTGGAGACTTCTGCCATAATGTCGCTGGGCGAAGCATAATCCGCCGGGTAGTTGAAGTAACCGAAAAGATCCTTCAGTATCTGCCAGTCGGGCTTGCTGTTTCCGATGGGATCTATGGCCTTTCTGACTCGCTGGACCCTTCTTTCCGTATTGGAGAAGGTGCCGTCCTTTTCAGCACTGGATGTTCCCGGCAGGACTACATCTGCAAGCATAGCAGTTTCGGTCAGGAATATATCCTGCACCACCATAAACTCAAGCTTCTTTAAAGATTTCTCCGCATGATTGAGGTTAGGATCGGAGACCATGGGATTCTCACCCATGATGTACAATGCTTTGATCTTGCCTTCACCGGCTCCGTTTATCATATCCGTGGCGGTGAGTCCCGGCTTTCCGGGCAACGTAACGCCCCAGGCCTTCTCGAATTTCTGGCGGAGTTCGTCGGTGGCTACCGCCTGATAGCCGGGGAAGACATTGGGGAGGCATCCCATATCGCAAGCGCCCTGCACGTTACTCTGGCCTCGAAGGGGATTGACGCCGGTGGATTCCTTTCCGATATTCCCTGTCAGCATTGCCAGGTTGGCACATGACATCACTCCGTCGACACCACTGGTATGCTGGGTAACGCCCATGCAGTAAATTAAGGAGCTCTTTCCGCTGCGTGCATATAACCTGGCGGCCTCGATAATTTGCGCAGCAGGCACCCCTGTGATCTGCGAGGCTTTATCAGGGGTGAAGTCAGCCACCGTTTTTTTCAGGTCTTCAAAACCCTCTGTGTGGTTTTCGACGAAATCCTTATCATGCAAGCCCTCGGCAATGATCACATGGAGCATGCCGTTCATGAGGGCCACATTTGTTCCGGGTTTAAGGCTGATATAGAGATCGGCAAGTTTGCCGACCAGGGTCTTTCTGGGGTCAGCGACAATCAGTTTGGCCCCGTTTTTGACTGCCTTTACAATCTGATTGGCGACCAGGGGATGCTGTTCAGTGGTATTTGAACCGATTGCAAAGATGACCTTGGCTCCGCCGATTTCGGTGATGGAGTTAGTCATGGCGCCGCTTCCGAAGGTTGTGGCCAGACCGGCCACAGTAGCCGAGTGTCAGAGGCGGGCACAATGATCGATATTGTTTGTACCGATAACCGCGCGAGCGAGTTTTTGCAATAGATAATTTTCTTCGTTGGTGCATTTTGCCGAAGTCAGCACGCCAATGGAATCGCTGCCGGATTCCTTTTTGATCTGCGTCAGTTTCTCGGCGATCAGCTTGTAGGCTTCATCCCAAGACGCCTCTCTGAACGTATCACCTTGCCTGATGAGCGGCGTCTTTAATCTCTCCGGACTGTGGATATATTCATGCCCCTGCCATCCCTTGATGCACATCTTGCCCTGACTCACCGGATGAGAGGCACAGGGATAAACGGCAACCACTTTGTTATCTTCTACTCCCAGATAGAAGTTGCATCCACACCCGCAAAATTCACAGGTAGTCAACACCTTTTTTTGCAACGATGTCCTCCTTTTGTGCTTCCGGCTTGGTATTCTGCCAAGCCGGAAGCGTTCATTTCCCCATCACTTCTACTGATTGGCTAAATAAGAGCCCCGATTTTAGCCGGACACATGGTTTTCTACTTCTTGGCTGCAGGTTGTGCTGGAGTTGCTGCTTTATTGTTATCCTTCAGATAGATCCACCAGTATATCCCGCCAACAAAGACCCCTCCGCCAACGATGTTCCCGAGAGTGACCGGTATAAGGTTATGCCAGATGAACTCCCACCAGCCAACACCACAACCCTGGAATATGCCTGCAGGTATGAAGAACATGTTGGCTACACTGTGTTCAAAGCCCAGACATACGAAGGCCATGATGGGGAACCATATTGCCCAAATCTTTCCGACGATATCCTCACTGCTGAGGGCCATCCATACGGCCAGACAGACCAGCCAGTTACAGCCGACTGCGCGCCAGAAGGCAACGTCCCAGTCCAAGCCAACCTTGGCTGTGGCGATCTTACCGATGTAACTGTGCCATGGATCGGCTGCAAAGAGATTTGTTTCGTGCGATAAAAACCAGGCGACGAAGATCGAACCGGCAAAGTTTCCGATATAGACCAGAATCCAGTTTCGGCTTAGCCCGGACCACGTGGCCCTTTTATCCAGGCAGGAAACTGTCGGGAACATGCAGTTACCCGTAAAGAGCTCGGAACCGGCAATGACTACCAGCATCAGTCCGACCGGGAACACGCCGCCGAAGACCAGCTTTTGCAGTCCTGGAAAGTTTCCCCATCCGGTACCGCCAGCTGCCGTCACGGCCAGCTGTGCGCCAAAAGCGATGAATGCGCCGGCCAGAAAGCCGAGTAGCAGCAATTTGTCCGTCTTCATTTGAGTCTTTACTGCGCCTATAGAACATGCAGTCTCAGTAATATCCTTAGGAGCTTTAAATCCCATTATCCGTCCTCCTTTTCCTAATATATGTTGCTATGTTGTTTTTTGGATTTTTCTCGATCTCTTGTAGACAGTCATCCATTCGGGGCTCCAACTTTACGAAACAGTTATTGC
Proteins encoded:
- a CDS encoding 4Fe-4S dicluster domain-containing protein is translated as MKNVMTTMNKGKLADFLKSLASDHEMIVPVIENGNLLFGDLGSNGLATDFKGRPPVSPKEYMFPQKERIFTFDATDKVNVSVQAHLNTKKRILWGIRPCDLYGIKTLDTIYLGGYVDTYYQARRSNTLLMGLNCNQPCDTGFCVACQTGPFASEAFDIMFTDLGDKYLVNIGSEAGKVIADKYPSLFAAATDDDLKKARDAEEKCKQGFKPVVDAKAAKQKLPETWDDALWAEESATCILCGGCNFVCPTCHCFNIEDIAEDGKVSTRVRYWDTCQLGGFTQMAAENTRLAQFERLRQRIFHKYVYTPDKYGGVPGCTGCGRCIEVCPAEIDITHVLGRVTSK
- a CDS encoding formate/nitrite transporter family protein, with translation MGFKAPKDITETACSIGAVKTQMKTDKLLLLGFLAGAFIAFGAQLAVTAAGGTGWGNFPGLQKLVFGGVFPVGLMLVVIAGSELFTGNCMFPTVSCLDKRATWSGLSRNWILVYIGNFAGSIFVAWFLSHETNLFAADPWHSYIGKIATAKVGLDWDVAFWRAVGCNWLVCLAVWMALSSEDIVGKIWAIWFPIMAFVCLGFEHSVANMFFIPAGIFQGCGVGWWEFIWHNLIPVTLGNIVGGGVFVGGIYWWIYLKDNNKAATPAQPAAKK